The segment AAAGCCAGAAGAAGAATTCAATTGTTAATTGTTAATTGTTGCTTGctggaaaaaacatttatcataaTTTTTACAGAACCTGGTTGGTTACATGTTAAAATGATATAAattaattctgtaaaaaaaaaaagtacttcagaaaaagtacttaaaaaaaagatatttcagAAATCCACGATTGAATGCCCAAATGTTTTTCGGTTTAAGTGTAAGCAATATATCtattattatatcattacaATGCAAAGGGTGGGGAATGTGTTGCTTGAAAAGTGTGCTTATGGTATACCTATATCCTTAAAATAAATGCTACTTAGTCTGatacactgtatgtatgtgcaaTGTATGAAGTTTCATATGAAGTAATGACTGCTATCATCTACCTCCTCAGGGTTCTAAATGTATTCCTCTCGTGCACTGCCCAGAGAGTCCCCTACATGTCCAATGCGAGTGTGCTCAGGATGCTGGGAGTGATGGTGCTCACTGTGAAATGGTTTTTGTGTGCCTGGACTATGGGGGTTCTTCAAAACCAGGATCGTAACATCCCTCTGCTGATTACATTAACCACCTCAGATGGGCAGAGCTTTAAAGTGTGTGATTGGGACCGGTGGGATTACATGATGGTCATGGGTTCGTGAAGTGGAGCATTTCATATCATCATTTTTGTTACTGTATAACTACCAGAGCCATTTAGGTGATCATAATTTTAGCAGCCAAGAACAGGTTTTTAATGAGAGCCCTCCAGGTTGATTTGTTCATCCTGAAATGTACTGCAataggcttttttttaatatttggatttataaatatttaattcctAACTTCAGTGTTTCAATATAAATGAGTGGAACATGCACAGACCTGTCACACTGACCAATGTTGATGTCTGGTTCACAGCGGAGCTGATGTTCTTGTGCTGGGGGATCTCCCTCAGCAGTGCGGTCAAGAACGTGCCCTCTGCCTTTCATGAGCCCCGCTACATGGGCATTGCCATCCACAACGAACTGCTCTTCTCCACCATGTTTCATCTGCTCCGGTAAGTATGCAAAGTCATTCTAATGTTCTCAATTAGTAAAACTgaaacattatacattatttgaATTGTGTCATGTATTTGTTCATTCTCAGGTTCATAAAACAATCTCTACAACCTGACTGGATGCTTTTGCTGTTCTTCATCCACATACATGTCACAATCACTGTAACACTCGGCCTGCTGTTCTTTCCTAAGGTATTTGTCCATTTACGCAGGCCTTTTTGTAATGCGCATGTGTGGTcatgatttaagaaaaaaaagtatcccatttaattaatgttattacAGTTCCTTCACATATCTCGACTTATAAAAGAGGATATTGCTTCAGAGATATATGAGGATGAAGTGGACCTGCGACGTTCATGTTTACATCTCAATAATAGTTTTACATCTGGCTGCTGGAGCGACCACAACCTGGACCCCGATGACATACGGGTAAGCGTACCTGACCTTAAACAACACACAGTTCAAGATGAGCAACACTAATCAATTATAGAAGTACAATGTACAAATTATGTACATAATTATAATTGTGAGGGCTGTACTGAAAGTATTAACTGTCATGCAGATCATACACTGCACGAGTTTGACTTTGAGTAGGTTTTGGTGACTGTTCTGTTTTGCAGCATGAGAATTTTCATTTTAGTACATTTATACAGAAGAAGATTTacaagggcactggtggctcattGGTAGGTTtttttcgcctgccatgcagaaggcccaaacccaagccactggatacagtgccagtcccaagtctgaataaaatgggagggttgcgtcaggaagggcatctggtgtaaaacttgtgccaagcttgtatgtgtggaccggatggtccgctgtggcgacccattgctgggagcagccgaaaggcCAACAACAACATACGGAGGACCAACAAGTGCAATttaaacaacatacagtactgtatgtcagttAATAAAAGTTATTCCCACTTTAGCATTACTTTCAGTACAGCCCTTGTGTCTTATAGTGTAGCAATTTGCCCCATTTTAACATAATatgcataaaattaaaattattcttttaataaaacaatgtgTGATAAGATTCATTCATCataaattattaatactatAGGCTTATTTCAGCAACTACATCAGTTCACCTGCATAATAGCTATTATTCATTCTTTTACTTCTCTGTCCTTAATTTCTAccccttcctttttttatttatttagcttttttattcatttctttactACAACCATAAAGGCTGTTGCTCTATAATCTTTTCTTAACTGAATCCGTTCTGTCTTTACTGGCATCAGGGTGAGCTGAAGAAACTTTACGCTCAGCTAGAAGTCCACAAGACAAAGAAAATTGGAAACAACAACCCACACCTGCAGAAAAAGCGCAGTTCCCGGCTCATGCTTGGCCGATCCCTTATTAGACGGTTAGCTGAGATCCCAGAGGGCAGGACCCGGCAGGGCAGCCGTAAAGATAAAGATGCATCGGGAGATGGAGGAGGATCTTGCTTGGCAAATTCTGGGAGCACCCGTGTCATTATGAGAAATGAGACCGCAAAGGTGCCATCAGCAGAGACTGAAAAGTGTGTGTCGGTGAAGGATGTCTCATTGAGAAATTCTCCAGTGAAGAACTGTATGAACAAAAGAGCCTCTGAGACTGAATCCATTGACACGGCACCACTTTTCTGCAAATCAGTCAGCGCTCAAAACCTAGCTGTAGACAACAACTTTCTACAACCAGTGTCTACCCGGGTTCAGAAATCGTTCAGTTTTCCAGAAAAGCACAGGgatcatttctctctttctcctacAAACAGCATGCTGGATACATCACATGTTCTTAAAACAAAATTTGACAAGGCTGAGGTTAAACAGGAAGAATCTAGGGACACAAACCAAAAACACGCTATTTGCACTCGGGTTGAGCAAGAAACCctaaaacagaagtgtaaatCATCGACTGCACTTCTATATGTTTGCCCCTGGGAATTTGCCTCCTCCTTGCCCTCTTCATCCCCTCCCATGGTAAAGGACGTGGATTCAGATGTTGAATCTTCCAGACCAAAACCTCCAATCTCCTCAAGTGCTCCAGGGTCACCATATAGCCTAAACAAGCCCAAGGCCCGCAGTGGGTTCTCTTTCCATTCTGCCACACAGACCCTTATTTTAGCAAAGGGTTTGGTGCCTAAAAAAGTGTGTGCCAAATCTGGCTACAAAAATTATACCAGAGAGGATGAGATTACATCACAACAGACCAGATCAGCAACTCTAAGCAGTGATATGAAGTCAGTGAGAAAGCCACAACAAACACCAATACGAtctagaacaaaaataagagcGTCCACAGAAAGGACTATGAGTCTCGAGAGCAGCAGGCCATTCTGGCAACAAGACAGAACTTCACTGACCATTTCAAGATCAAGAATGAGTCATTGGGATGCTCCAACCAAGACTTGTCCTAGAAGCAACATAGCTGATATTTGCCCTTGGGAAGTGAATCAGCAAGATGACTTAGGTTTTACTGATGATTATTCAACTTGGAATAGCAAGCAAATGCAAATAACATCAGGGCACAAAGGTGTTTGTCCTCGGGAATCCCTGGGAATGTATAATAAACCTAGGAAAGGAACTGAACAACAGGAGAGCCATACAGAGGCAGAAGTGTTCTCtttcaatgtaaaaaaagacCCTGCCAAATTAGTTCCCGAGGCAACAAAACCCACTGAAAGGGTTATTTACGTAAATGCTCACCCAGACACAAGGAAACAGAGTCTGGTGCGACAAGAGACGCTCCGAGCTGAGGTCTGTCCATGGGAAACAAATCAAGAGGTAATGTCTGTTAATGTATATCCCTGGACATTAAATGGCACGATAGGAAAATACTCTGAAACAATAAGGAGCACTGAATCAAAAAGTCTAACTGCAACGCCCAGCCCAAAGAATATCTTAACAAAACAACTTACCAGTGCTGCAAATATGGAGATATGCCCATGGGAGTTTCCAGAGCAATTACCCTGCTCATTGGAATCAGAAACGTTACCTAAAACAGATGCTGAGAAACAAAGAGATgatatgaaaaataaagtaatgCCATATCCACAGAAGAAACATCTCACAAGCACAGCAGAAACATGTCCGTGGGATTTCCCAGAGTCCCCATCTATTGTCAAAGACGTCTGTCTTTTAGAGTCAGAGGAAGCttcactgaaaagaaaacatgaagACATGGGATTGCATTCACTAATGGCAGTAACTAAGAAAGCTGATAACTGTTCACAGGAAGCAGAGGCGACTGAGAGATCagaaaatattaacataacaaAGGAGTCAGATACATCAGTCTTGCAAAAAGATGGTGTGCATGCCAAATGTTGTCTTTGGGAAAACATTACACAAGAAAGTGAACAGCCAGTGAGCCGGTGGGAAACAGAACAGTCGCCAGAACCAACTCAAAGTCAAAATCTTCAACTGTTCATATGCCCTTGGGAACTAGAGGTCTTAGGAAAGTCCAAAACAcaatcaagtgtgtgtgtggatgtttgCCCTTGTAAAACTGAACATCCAGCAGGTACGACAG is part of the Clarias gariepinus isolate MV-2021 ecotype Netherlands chromosome 15, CGAR_prim_01v2, whole genome shotgun sequence genome and harbors:
- the gpr179 gene encoding probable G-protein coupled receptor 158 is translated as MKMSLPDKLLILLLLSSLLSAQLSHSFNFRTSSVQEPTPSASNICSTVEEELAASTQPPNVSTDPQVEVEEEDWFVPENYLYSGNASLLSSSRCHNSFQLSAQHGAIPQDIKDLLNQPTVSLTNAVNFLNLIFQASELRETSVREDIDWYHALIRSMVVGERSRLVRRALLSFDADPSAPQPQLILWASKSSSQDIYLQDLTLAWEKLHLLPHGLNQSWFNLLKSNSLSSTLSKQILLNDLSTLDTPKWAHGGTFVTNSSGLQWGEGPFLECKEGHFQPGWLLTISLPFYGLKPDLSPEFRGVIRVDVDIQDVDVNQCAIGDFWFADTHQCNRTSMECEPIPSQGFRLGQYCCRCKEGYYSLPTDTDDQLDEVSSSTQGCYPVIPLCVPCWPGCKQCQDGSPCWVQEDWNLRAALLTLHSFFMALVIIIMLRVYQCRRTRPIRASGFLLLEIILLGSLLLYFPVLIIFFKPSTFHCILLRWVRLLGFVIVYGTMTLKMYRVLNVFLSCTAQRVPYMSNASVLRMLGVMVLTVKWFLCAWTMGVLQNQDRNIPLLITLTTSDGQSFKVCDWDRWDYMMVMAELMFLCWGISLSSAVKNVPSAFHEPRYMGIAIHNELLFSTMFHLLRFIKQSLQPDWMLLLFFIHIHVTITVTLGLLFFPKFLHISRLIKEDIASEIYEDEVDLRRSCLHLNNSFTSGCWSDHNLDPDDIRGELKKLYAQLEVHKTKKIGNNNPHLQKKRSSRLMLGRSLIRRLAEIPEGRTRQGSRKDKDASGDGGGSCLANSGSTRVIMRNETAKVPSAETEKCVSVKDVSLRNSPVKNCMNKRASETESIDTAPLFCKSVSAQNLAVDNNFLQPVSTRVQKSFSFPEKHRDHFSLSPTNSMLDTSHVLKTKFDKAEVKQEESRDTNQKHAICTRVEQETLKQKCKSSTALLYVCPWEFASSLPSSSPPMVKDVDSDVESSRPKPPISSSAPGSPYSLNKPKARSGFSFHSATQTLILAKGLVPKKVCAKSGYKNYTREDEITSQQTRSATLSSDMKSVRKPQQTPIRSRTKIRASTERTMSLESSRPFWQQDRTSLTISRSRMSHWDAPTKTCPRSNIADICPWEVNQQDDLGFTDDYSTWNSKQMQITSGHKGVCPRESLGMYNKPRKGTEQQESHTEAEVFSFNVKKDPAKLVPEATKPTERVIYVNAHPDTRKQSLVRQETLRAEVCPWETNQEVMSVNVYPWTLNGTIGKYSETIRSTESKSLTATPSPKNILTKQLTSAANMEICPWEFPEQLPCSLESETLPKTDAEKQRDDMKNKVMPYPQKKHLTSTAETCPWDFPESPSIVKDVCLLESEEASLKRKHEDMGLHSLMAVTKKADNCSQEAEATERSENINITKESDTSVLQKDGVHAKCCLWENITQESEQPVSRWETEQSPEPTQSQNLQLFICPWELEVLGKSKTQSSVCVDVCPCKTEHPAGTTDGVTEKRKEDTSAHTAQGAKANRPLMRCDALCPWEMKGGSQASVTEPDNNSDIFSWEEPIGEEESDAETAAEAFIFPPDL